A single region of the Methylocystis echinoides genome encodes:
- a CDS encoding PrkA family serine protein kinase codes for MANTDVFADFVQFYRERQASEMSLESFLELCHDNPHTYASAAERILAAIGEPELVDTSRDPRLGRIFMNRTIRTYPAFAEFYGMEETIERIVSFFRHAAQGLEERKQILYLLGPVGGGKSSLAERLKSLMEANPIYVLKAGDELSPVFESPLCLFDPHEAGPMLEQRYNIPRRRLGSIMSPWCLKRLDEFRGDISRFTVAKLSPSRLRQIAIAKTEPGDENNQDISSLVGKVDIRKLEAHAQADPDAYNYSGGLNRANQGLLEFVEMFKAPIKMLHPLLTATQEGNYIGTENIGAIPFSGIVLAHSNEAEWQSFKSNRNNEAFIDRIYVIKVPYCLRVTEEQRIYEKLLRESELAEASCAPNTLEMLARFIVLSRLAPHENSNLFSKMRVYDGESLREVDPRARSILEYREAAGVDEGMTGLSTRFAFKVLAATFNHDTVEVAADPVHLMYVLEQSLRREQLPPEIEKRYIEFIKAELAPRYAEFIGKEIQKAYLESYQDYGQNLFDRYIDYADAWIEDQDFKDPDTGQMLDRELLNQELTKIEKPAGIANPKDFRNEVVKFALRWRAANKGRNPSWASYEKIRDVIEKRMFSQVEDLLPVISFGTKKDTETESKHGEFVSRMVARGYTERQVRRLVEWYMRVKQAG; via the coding sequence ATGGCGAACACCGACGTCTTCGCTGACTTTGTCCAGTTTTACCGGGAACGGCAGGCGAGCGAGATGTCGCTCGAGTCCTTTCTTGAACTGTGCCACGACAACCCTCACACTTACGCAAGCGCCGCGGAAAGAATTCTGGCGGCGATCGGCGAGCCCGAACTCGTCGACACATCGAGAGACCCGCGTCTCGGCCGCATTTTCATGAACCGGACGATTCGCACCTATCCGGCCTTCGCCGAATTCTACGGCATGGAGGAGACGATCGAACGGATCGTCAGCTTCTTCCGCCACGCCGCGCAGGGACTCGAAGAGCGCAAGCAGATCCTTTACCTGCTCGGCCCGGTCGGCGGCGGCAAGTCTTCGCTTGCCGAGCGCCTGAAGAGCCTGATGGAGGCCAACCCGATTTATGTGCTCAAAGCGGGCGATGAACTCAGCCCCGTGTTCGAGAGCCCGCTGTGCCTCTTCGATCCGCATGAAGCCGGGCCCATGCTCGAACAGCGCTACAACATCCCACGGCGGCGGCTAGGCTCCATCATGAGCCCCTGGTGCCTCAAGCGTCTCGACGAATTCAGGGGCGATATCTCGCGCTTCACGGTCGCCAAGCTCTCGCCGTCGCGTCTGCGCCAGATCGCCATCGCCAAGACAGAGCCCGGCGACGAAAACAATCAGGACATTTCCTCGCTGGTCGGCAAGGTCGACATTCGCAAGCTGGAGGCCCATGCGCAGGCCGATCCCGACGCTTACAATTATTCCGGCGGCCTCAATCGCGCCAATCAGGGCCTTCTCGAATTTGTCGAAATGTTCAAGGCGCCGATCAAGATGCTGCACCCGCTGCTGACGGCGACGCAGGAAGGCAATTACATCGGCACGGAGAATATCGGCGCGATCCCCTTCTCGGGCATCGTGCTCGCGCACTCCAACGAGGCGGAATGGCAAAGCTTCAAGTCGAACCGCAATAATGAGGCCTTCATCGATCGCATCTACGTGATCAAGGTTCCCTATTGTCTGCGGGTGACCGAAGAACAACGCATCTACGAGAAGCTTCTGCGCGAATCCGAGCTGGCGGAGGCGAGCTGCGCGCCGAACACGCTCGAAATGCTGGCGCGTTTCATCGTCCTGTCGCGGCTCGCGCCGCATGAGAACTCCAATCTCTTCTCGAAGATGCGGGTCTACGACGGCGAAAGCCTGCGGGAGGTCGATCCGCGCGCGCGCAGCATTCTCGAGTATCGCGAAGCCGCTGGCGTCGACGAGGGCATGACGGGCCTCTCTACCCGTTTCGCTTTCAAGGTGCTCGCAGCGACCTTCAATCACGACACGGTCGAAGTCGCCGCCGATCCTGTGCATCTGATGTATGTGCTCGAACAGTCGCTGCGGCGCGAGCAACTGCCGCCGGAGATCGAGAAGCGCTACATCGAATTCATCAAGGCCGAGCTTGCCCCGCGCTATGCGGAGTTCATCGGCAAGGAGATTCAGAAAGCCTATCTCGAATCCTATCAGGACTATGGCCAGAACCTTTTCGACCGCTACATCGATTATGCAGACGCATGGATAGAGGACCAGGACTTCAAGGATCCCGACACGGGCCAGATGCTCGACCGGGAACTCCTGAACCAGGAATTGACCAAGATCGAAAAGCCGGCGGGCATCGCCAATCCGAAGGACTTCCGTAACGAAGTCGTGAAGTTCGCCCTGCGCTGGCGCGCCGCCAACAAGGGACGCAACCCCTCCTGGGCAAGCTATGAGAAGATCCGCGACGTGATCGAAAAGCGGATGTTCTCGCAGGTGGAGGATCTTTTGCCTGTCATCAGTTTCGGCACCAAGAAAGACACCGAAACAGAGAGCAAGCACGGGGAATTCGTCAGCCGCATGGTTGCGCGCGGCTATACCGAACGGCAGGTGCGCCGTCTGGTCGAGTGGTACATGCGCGTCAAGCAGGCGGGCTGA
- the rfbC gene encoding dTDP-4-dehydrorhamnose 3,5-epimerase: protein MQFEETDIPAVKIVTPKKHGDARGFFSEVYKQSDWEAAGLDYRFVQDNHSYSAPVGTLRGLHFQTPPVAQDKLVRVIRGRIFDIAVDIRRSSPTFGRHVAVELSAENWRQLFIPAGFAHGFVTLEPDTEVLYKVTSLYSPAHDRGLAYDDPDIAIEWPAPPGGLILSDKDKRWPRLRDLADAFA, encoded by the coding sequence ATGCAATTCGAAGAGACAGACATTCCTGCCGTCAAGATCGTCACGCCGAAAAAGCACGGCGACGCGCGCGGCTTCTTCTCGGAAGTCTACAAACAATCCGATTGGGAAGCCGCCGGGCTGGATTACCGCTTCGTGCAGGACAACCACTCCTATTCGGCGCCGGTCGGCACGCTGCGCGGCCTGCATTTCCAGACGCCGCCTGTCGCGCAGGACAAGCTCGTGCGCGTCATTCGCGGACGCATTTTCGACATCGCCGTCGACATTCGACGCAGCTCGCCGACATTCGGCCGGCATGTTGCGGTCGAACTCTCCGCCGAAAACTGGCGCCAATTGTTCATTCCGGCGGGCTTCGCCCATGGCTTCGTCACGCTCGAGCCGGATACGGAAGTTCTCTACAAGGTCACGTCGCTTTATTCGCCCGCCCATGATCGCGGTCTCGCTTACGACGATCCCGACATCGCGATAGAGTGGCCCGCGCCGCCCGGCGGCCTCATTCTGTCGGACAAGGACAAGCGCTGGCCGCGCCTGCGCGACCTTGCCGATGCGTTTGCGTGA
- the rfbB gene encoding dTDP-glucose 4,6-dehydratase: MNLLITGGAGFIGSAVARRVISHSDDRILVYDKLTYAGNLDSLAPIAQNSRYQFRRADICDRETVAATLAAFEPDVIMHLAAESHVDRSIDGPAAFIETNLVGTFTLLDAALAYWRAAPKAKAESFRFMHISTDEVFGTLGPTGLFREDTPYAPNSPYSASKAGSDHLVRAWRETYGLPTIVTNCSNNYGPYHFPEKLIPLIILNAIEGKPLPVYGRGENIRDWLYVEDHAAALMLVARKGVVGESYNVGGRNERRNIDVVHTICALLDELRPDPQGPYRRLITFVADRPGHDQRYAIDCSKIERDLGWRPQETFETGLRKTVQWYLDNPAWWEAIRSGTYRGERLGLA; this comes from the coding sequence ATGAACCTTTTGATCACGGGCGGGGCCGGTTTCATCGGCTCCGCCGTCGCGCGTCGCGTCATCAGCCATTCCGATGACAGGATTTTGGTCTACGACAAGCTGACCTACGCGGGCAATCTCGATTCCCTCGCGCCCATCGCGCAGAATTCCCGTTATCAATTCCGGCGCGCGGATATTTGCGACCGCGAGACCGTCGCCGCGACGCTTGCGGCATTCGAGCCCGACGTCATCATGCACCTTGCCGCGGAGAGCCACGTCGACCGCTCGATCGACGGTCCCGCAGCCTTCATCGAAACGAATCTCGTCGGCACGTTCACCCTGCTCGACGCCGCCCTCGCCTATTGGCGCGCGGCGCCAAAAGCGAAAGCGGAGTCGTTCCGCTTCATGCATATTTCGACCGATGAAGTGTTCGGGACGCTGGGGCCAACCGGCCTGTTTCGCGAAGATACGCCCTATGCGCCAAACTCGCCCTATTCCGCCTCCAAGGCGGGATCGGATCATCTCGTGCGCGCATGGCGCGAGACCTACGGTCTGCCAACCATCGTCACCAATTGCTCGAACAACTACGGCCCCTATCACTTCCCCGAAAAGCTGATCCCGCTGATCATTCTCAACGCCATCGAGGGAAAGCCCCTGCCCGTTTACGGACGCGGCGAGAATATCCGCGACTGGCTCTACGTCGAAGATCACGCGGCCGCGCTGATGCTCGTCGCGCGCAAGGGAGTCGTCGGCGAGTCCTATAATGTCGGCGGGCGCAATGAGCGGCGCAACATCGACGTGGTCCACACGATCTGCGCCCTGCTCGACGAATTGCGCCCTGATCCCCAGGGCCCCTATCGCCGGTTGATTACCTTCGTGGCGGACCGGCCGGGCCATGATCAGCGCTATGCCATCGACTGCTCGAAGATCGAGCGCGATCTGGGCTGGCGACCGCAGGAAACCTTCGAGACCGGCTTGCGCAAGACAGTGCAGTGGTATCTCGACAACCCGGCCTGGTGGGAAGCGATCCGCTCTGGCACATATCGCGGCGAGCGGCTCGGCCTCGCCTGA
- the rfbA gene encoding glucose-1-phosphate thymidylyltransferase RfbA, with amino-acid sequence MRGIVLAGGSGTRLHPMTLAASKQLLPIYDKPMIYYPLSVLMLAGAREVLVISTPEDLPSFKRLLGSGAQWGLSLSYAEQPRPDGLAQAYTIGAPFVEGHNSALVLGDNIFYGHGLTESLRVAGARRDGATVFAYHVRDPERYGVVEFDSENRAVSLEEKPRAPKSNWAVTGLYFYDRHAPAYAAALKPSARGELEITDLNRVYLEARALNVERLGRGFAWLDTGTPASLLEASQYVQAIEQRQGQRVACLEEIAFLQGWIDAAAMREAAARLAKSGYGAYLLQVLQEAEARRF; translated from the coding sequence ATGCGCGGCATCGTGCTTGCCGGCGGGTCCGGCACCAGGCTGCATCCCATGACGCTCGCCGCGTCGAAGCAGCTTCTGCCGATTTACGACAAGCCGATGATCTATTATCCGCTGTCGGTCCTGATGCTCGCCGGCGCCCGCGAGGTTCTGGTGATCTCGACGCCAGAAGACCTGCCGTCCTTCAAGCGGCTGCTGGGGTCTGGCGCACAATGGGGGCTTTCGCTGTCCTATGCCGAGCAACCCCGTCCCGACGGGCTTGCGCAGGCGTATACGATCGGCGCGCCCTTCGTCGAAGGGCATAATTCCGCGCTCGTGCTCGGCGACAATATTTTCTACGGCCACGGCCTCACCGAATCGCTGCGCGTCGCCGGCGCGCGCCGCGACGGCGCCACCGTTTTCGCCTATCACGTGCGTGATCCGGAGCGTTACGGCGTCGTGGAATTCGACTCTGAGAATCGCGCGGTTTCACTCGAGGAAAAGCCGCGCGCGCCGAAGTCAAACTGGGCGGTGACCGGCCTCTACTTCTACGATCGCCATGCGCCGGCGTACGCCGCTGCGCTCAAGCCATCCGCCCGCGGCGAGCTCGAGATTACGGATCTGAACCGCGTTTATCTCGAGGCGAGGGCGCTGAATGTCGAGCGCCTCGGGCGTGGCTTCGCCTGGCTCGACACCGGCACGCCCGCCTCGCTCCTCGAAGCGTCGCAATATGTTCAGGCGATCGAGCAGCGGCAGGGACAACGGGTCGCCTGCCTCGAGGAAATCGCGTTCCTGCAGGGCTGGATCGATGCGGCGGCGATGCGTGAAGCGGCCGCGCGGTTGGCCAAGAGCGGCTATGGCGCCTACCTCCTTCAGGTTTTGCAGGAGGCTGAGGCGCGGCGTTTCTGA
- a CDS encoding glycosyltransferase, whose protein sequence is MDVRKRPAADDGLTDRILFVVNGVELPTLQLSFTEPLKAVPGVQTSLLTEVGLNAGHQDINAWGVTPDGLEKMQRRLEGFRPTLIVFCRYSGPYAPEIIQWARAARTPTIYHIDDDLLQVPVEIGEVKARGHNQPRRVQTVRYLLDNTTLAYCSNERLRRILFGEATSNRVVTAGINCALDVLAPPTTDDPPVIGYMGFNHDFDFTFALPALVTILQARPEVRFELFGSTNLPDVLKPFGDRITFIQSVRDYGVFVQKLASRRWTIGICPLAKTEFNIVKSNNKWVEYSACGFAVVATRGMIYDACCADGCGLLVDGDDEWRAAFDRLLSDRALHRDQVTRAQKRLRAEYGRDRLRRQISSVFSRARDLASRPDVTKLSLDEFDGDRIWGWAWRSTETTLPSQRHPVELWCGETRLGRIARWHDRPDADAHLGAPPWPKGFSAPVGALNALCRLMGGETGGFHPTLRFHENAASTLAENPDWRSLAAFRTLRAAEGGDWRIDDLWWANSHLLKARASLQARDDGRPPTTLMRLFQPATDANGRRELALVDETPVEAHKGVYAFGLRNPFMPILLVGYDDAGDISFTDLLPFPSLLRGGLHAAEAAAVQNPAGGLDALRRVNDAYLAEAVGWDASAPSPALAEICVDLLKATGAEPVFEPQLCEWIISVFNLPVIGANVGGRIATDLGDPAFVDYAEALLDHFIPTHPREGRLRLTLPCSAVPTISALVSRRLSVDAGKTPGSYLVVDASLTQRRFLLTYPANLPKTIADVVAPQIALSPVSCLMGTDESATGGAMGQSQPVAILFLDLAPDAREKLLHPIPVDAPVASPAAGGGPGRISVFIRLGDADTDIRLLLDSLARQRTGAALEVFLIVTRAQAADAHRGPLLDAFPSSGRIHESASLSAAAAINEAAAAASGDMFVFVDSRAILHDPRTLATISQLALLADVATVGCMLIKPRNTADGAPVFSSAGYFPGRVDFSLAPHLALEQIECGRLLADSHYPVAANSAHFFALSAAAWRQAGGMSLNVPDDGMQIDLALRLARAGRINLCTTRMSVYSEAAEPGKYLHDMAVAAHLDLWNLLPALKSSAAIRSF, encoded by the coding sequence ATGGATGTCCGGAAGCGTCCCGCCGCCGACGACGGCCTGACCGATCGCATTCTTTTTGTGGTCAATGGCGTCGAGTTGCCGACCCTCCAGTTGAGCTTCACGGAACCGCTCAAGGCGGTTCCCGGCGTGCAGACGTCGCTTCTCACGGAAGTGGGCCTCAACGCGGGGCATCAGGACATCAACGCCTGGGGCGTGACGCCCGACGGCCTCGAGAAAATGCAGCGGCGCCTCGAGGGGTTCCGACCCACGCTGATCGTATTTTGCCGATACAGCGGCCCCTACGCGCCCGAGATAATCCAATGGGCGCGCGCCGCCCGAACGCCGACGATCTATCACATCGACGACGATCTCCTTCAGGTCCCGGTCGAAATTGGCGAAGTGAAAGCACGAGGCCACAACCAGCCCCGGCGCGTGCAAACGGTACGCTATCTGCTCGACAATACGACGCTCGCCTATTGCTCCAACGAAAGATTGCGCCGCATCCTGTTCGGCGAGGCGACGTCCAACCGGGTCGTCACGGCGGGCATCAATTGCGCCCTCGACGTTCTGGCGCCGCCCACGACGGATGATCCGCCCGTGATCGGCTATATGGGGTTCAATCACGATTTCGATTTCACTTTCGCGCTCCCCGCCCTCGTCACAATTCTTCAGGCGCGGCCAGAGGTTCGCTTCGAGCTCTTCGGCTCCACCAATCTCCCCGACGTCTTGAAGCCGTTCGGTGATCGGATCACGTTCATTCAGAGCGTCCGCGATTACGGAGTTTTCGTCCAGAAGCTCGCCTCGCGGCGATGGACGATCGGCATCTGCCCGCTGGCGAAGACGGAATTCAACATCGTCAAGTCCAACAACAAGTGGGTGGAATATTCCGCCTGCGGATTCGCCGTCGTCGCGACACGCGGGATGATTTACGACGCGTGCTGCGCCGACGGCTGCGGCCTGCTTGTCGATGGCGACGACGAATGGCGCGCAGCCTTCGACCGGCTGCTGAGCGACAGGGCGCTGCATCGCGATCAGGTCACGCGCGCCCAGAAGCGCTTGCGCGCCGAATATGGCCGCGATCGTCTCCGCCGTCAGATCTCCTCCGTCTTTTCGCGCGCGCGCGACCTCGCCAGCCGGCCGGATGTGACGAAACTGTCGCTGGATGAATTCGATGGCGACCGGATTTGGGGCTGGGCGTGGCGCTCGACGGAAACGACGCTTCCCTCGCAGCGTCACCCCGTCGAGCTCTGGTGTGGCGAAACGCGCCTCGGCCGCATCGCGCGCTGGCATGACCGGCCGGACGCGGACGCCCATCTCGGCGCGCCGCCCTGGCCCAAAGGCTTCTCGGCGCCGGTCGGCGCGCTCAACGCGCTGTGCCGGCTCATGGGCGGCGAAACAGGCGGTTTCCATCCGACGCTCCGGTTCCATGAAAATGCAGCGTCGACTCTTGCGGAAAATCCCGATTGGCGCAGCCTCGCCGCCTTCCGAACGCTGCGCGCCGCAGAAGGCGGCGACTGGCGGATCGATGACCTGTGGTGGGCCAACAGCCATCTGCTGAAAGCGCGCGCCTCTTTGCAGGCGCGCGATGACGGGCGCCCGCCGACAACTCTGATGCGCCTTTTCCAGCCCGCCACAGACGCCAATGGGCGGAGAGAGCTCGCGCTTGTCGACGAGACGCCGGTCGAGGCCCACAAGGGCGTCTATGCCTTTGGCCTGCGCAACCCATTCATGCCCATCCTGCTGGTCGGCTATGACGACGCCGGCGACATCAGCTTCACCGACCTTCTTCCCTTCCCGTCGCTGCTGCGCGGCGGCCTGCATGCGGCGGAGGCGGCGGCTGTCCAGAACCCCGCCGGCGGACTGGACGCCCTAAGGCGCGTGAACGACGCCTATCTGGCGGAAGCGGTCGGCTGGGACGCTTCCGCGCCTTCTCCGGCCCTTGCCGAAATTTGCGTGGACCTGCTGAAGGCGACCGGCGCCGAGCCGGTTTTCGAGCCGCAATTGTGCGAATGGATCATCAGCGTATTCAACCTGCCGGTGATTGGCGCCAATGTTGGCGGGCGCATCGCGACGGATCTTGGCGACCCTGCTTTTGTCGATTACGCCGAAGCGCTTCTCGATCACTTCATACCGACCCACCCCCGCGAGGGGCGGCTTCGTCTGACGCTGCCCTGCTCCGCTGTCCCGACGATTAGCGCGCTGGTTTCACGGCGCCTGTCCGTGGACGCTGGAAAGACGCCGGGGTCCTATCTCGTCGTCGACGCGTCTTTGACGCAGCGCCGCTTCCTCCTCACCTATCCCGCGAATCTCCCGAAAACGATTGCGGATGTCGTCGCGCCGCAAATAGCGCTTTCGCCCGTTTCCTGCCTGATGGGAACCGACGAAAGCGCAACTGGCGGCGCCATGGGGCAATCCCAGCCCGTCGCGATCCTCTTTCTCGATCTTGCGCCGGACGCCCGGGAGAAACTTCTTCATCCCATTCCCGTCGACGCGCCAGTCGCCTCCCCGGCGGCGGGCGGCGGGCCCGGCAGGATTTCCGTCTTCATTCGCCTCGGCGACGCCGACACCGACATTCGCCTCCTCCTCGATTCTCTCGCCCGACAGAGAACCGGCGCGGCGCTGGAAGTGTTCCTGATCGTCACGCGCGCGCAAGCGGCCGACGCACATCGCGGGCCGCTCCTCGACGCCTTCCCGTCCTCTGGCCGCATTCACGAGAGCGCGTCCCTGTCGGCCGCCGCCGCGATCAATGAAGCGGCCGCCGCGGCGTCGGGGGACATGTTCGTCTTCGTGGATTCCAGGGCCATCCTGCACGATCCCAGAACCCTCGCGACAATCAGCCAACTGGCCCTGCTCGCGGATGTCGCGACAGTCGGCTGCATGTTGATCAAGCCGCGCAACACGGCGGACGGCGCACCCGTTTTCAGCTCGGCCGGATATTTTCCCGGACGCGTCGATTTCTCGCTCGCCCCGCATCTGGCCCTCGAACAGATCGAGTGCGGCCGCCTCCTTGCAGACTCACACTATCCCGTCGCGGCGAATTCGGCGCATTTCTTCGCGCTTTCCGCCGCGGCGTGGCGGCAGGCCGGCGGGATGAGTCTGAACGTTCCCGATGACGGCATGCAAATCGATCTCGCACTCAGACTCGCCCGCGCCGGGCGCATCAACCTCTGCACGACGCGCATGTCGGTCTATTCGGAGGCCGCTGAGCCGGGCAAATATCTGCACGACATGGCCGTCGCCGCGCATCTCGATCTTTGGAATCTCCTGCCCGCCCTGAAATCGAGCGCCGCCATCCGATCCTTCTAG